A window of Costertonia aggregata contains these coding sequences:
- a CDS encoding DNA gyrase/topoisomerase IV subunit A codes for MEENEELNEAHNDNPNIDGQASENTQDDALTKVTGMYKDWFLDYASYVILERAVPAIEDGFKPVQRRIMHSLKELDDGRYNKVANVVGHTMQYHPHGDASIADAMVQIGQKDLLIDTQGNWGNILTGDRAAASRYIEARLSKFALEVVFSPKITEWQQSYDGRKKEPVNLPVKFPLLLAQGAEGIAVGLSTKILPHNFNELIDASIKHLQGKRFKLFPDFPTSGIIDVTNYNDGMRGGKIRVRAKIAQQDKNTLVINEIPYGTNTSSLIDSILKANDKGKIKIKKIEDNTAADVEILVHLPSGISPDKTIDALYAFTACESSISPLGCIIEDNKPLFIGVTEMLQRSTDATVDLLKQELEIQLRELEEQWHFASLERIFIENRIYRDIEEEETWEGVIKAIDKGLAPHTKNLKRAVTKDDIIRLTEIRIKRISKFDLGKAQENLDNLEQRIAEVKYHLANLVDFAINYFKKLKDTYGKERGRKSEIKIFDDIEATKVVIRNTKLYVNREEGFVGTSLKRDEYVTDCSDIDDIIVFTKDGKMMVTKVDSKTFVGKNIIHVAVFKKKDKRTIYNMIYKDGKGGATYIKRFNVTSITRDKPYDLGTGKPQTDVLYFSANPNGEAEVVTVNLRQVGSIKKLKWDIDFADVLIKGRASKGNIVTKYSVKRIELKEKGLSTLKPRKIWFDDTIQRLNVDERGELLGEFTSEDRLLIVSQKGVAKAVLPELTMHFDDDMVVLEKWNSKKPISAIYWEGEKERYYVKRFSIENEGKEEIFISEHPKSYLELVSTDWRPVVEIEFNKPRGKDAKPNQNIDLESFISIKGIKALGNQLTSDKVKNINQLDPLPYEEPKEQQPNDIEVVDEERVSSNVESKPNDKINEEDDKGDEGQTKLF; via the coding sequence ATGGAAGAGAACGAGGAGTTGAACGAAGCACACAATGATAATCCCAATATTGATGGTCAAGCATCGGAAAATACACAGGATGATGCATTGACCAAGGTGACCGGAATGTACAAAGACTGGTTCTTGGATTATGCTTCATACGTAATCCTTGAACGTGCAGTGCCCGCCATTGAAGATGGTTTTAAGCCTGTGCAGCGCAGGATAATGCATTCTTTAAAAGAATTGGATGACGGCCGCTACAATAAAGTAGCCAATGTGGTTGGCCATACCATGCAATATCATCCGCACGGGGATGCAAGTATCGCGGACGCTATGGTGCAAATAGGTCAAAAAGACCTGCTTATAGATACCCAAGGTAACTGGGGCAATATTTTGACCGGGGACCGCGCCGCCGCATCAAGATATATTGAGGCGCGTTTGTCCAAATTTGCGCTAGAGGTGGTCTTTAGCCCTAAGATAACGGAATGGCAACAATCCTACGACGGCAGAAAAAAAGAGCCCGTAAACCTTCCGGTAAAGTTCCCATTGCTTTTGGCGCAAGGTGCAGAGGGGATTGCCGTTGGACTTTCTACCAAGATTCTTCCCCATAATTTCAATGAGCTTATTGATGCTTCGATAAAACATTTACAAGGCAAACGCTTCAAGCTTTTTCCAGATTTTCCGACGTCGGGAATCATTGATGTGACCAACTATAACGATGGCATGCGTGGCGGAAAAATACGTGTGCGAGCCAAAATAGCGCAGCAGGACAAGAACACACTGGTAATTAATGAAATACCGTACGGGACCAATACTTCTTCTTTAATAGATTCAATCCTTAAGGCAAACGACAAGGGCAAGATAAAAATTAAAAAAATAGAGGATAATACCGCAGCTGATGTTGAAATATTGGTACATCTGCCATCCGGTATTTCACCCGATAAAACCATTGATGCCTTATATGCGTTCACAGCGTGTGAATCTTCCATTTCTCCTTTGGGTTGTATTATTGAGGACAACAAGCCTTTGTTCATAGGCGTGACCGAAATGTTGCAACGTTCAACGGATGCCACGGTTGATTTGCTTAAACAAGAACTGGAGATTCAATTACGTGAGCTCGAAGAGCAATGGCATTTTGCATCGTTGGAGCGTATATTTATTGAAAATCGCATCTACAGGGATATTGAGGAAGAAGAAACCTGGGAAGGTGTCATTAAGGCCATTGATAAAGGTCTGGCACCGCACACCAAAAATTTGAAAAGAGCGGTTACCAAGGATGACATCATAAGATTGACAGAGATACGTATCAAACGTATATCCAAATTTGATTTAGGCAAGGCCCAGGAAAACTTGGACAACCTCGAACAACGGATAGCCGAGGTAAAGTACCATTTGGCCAATCTGGTCGATTTTGCCATCAATTACTTTAAAAAGCTTAAGGATACTTATGGCAAGGAGCGCGGCCGAAAATCGGAAATAAAGATTTTTGATGACATTGAGGCCACTAAAGTCGTTATCCGCAATACAAAGCTCTATGTAAATCGGGAAGAAGGTTTTGTGGGGACATCCTTAAAACGTGACGAATACGTTACCGATTGTAGTGATATCGATGATATTATCGTTTTTACCAAGGATGGTAAAATGATGGTGACAAAAGTAGATTCCAAAACATTTGTTGGTAAAAATATCATACATGTAGCCGTGTTTAAGAAAAAGGACAAGCGCACCATTTACAATATGATCTATAAAGACGGCAAAGGCGGGGCTACTTATATTAAAAGGTTTAATGTTACCAGTATCACTAGGGATAAACCGTATGACCTTGGTACGGGCAAACCACAGACCGACGTATTGTATTTTTCCGCAAACCCGAACGGAGAGGCTGAAGTAGTGACCGTTAACCTGCGACAGGTGGGGAGCATTAAAAAATTGAAATGGGATATTGATTTTGCCGATGTTTTGATAAAGGGAAGAGCATCAAAAGGAAATATAGTGACCAAATACTCCGTAAAGCGTATTGAGCTGAAAGAAAAAGGGCTTTCTACTCTAAAACCCCGTAAAATATGGTTTGACGATACCATTCAACGTTTGAACGTTGACGAGCGTGGGGAGCTTTTGGGAGAATTTACCAGCGAAGACCGCTTATTGATCGTTTCCCAAAAGGGAGTCGCCAAAGCCGTTCTTCCAGAGTTGACCATGCATTTTGACGATGATATGGTCGTGCTAGAAAAATGGAACTCCAAAAAGCCTATATCGGCCATATACTGGGAAGGTGAAAAGGAACGATATTACGTAAAACGATTTTCGATAGAAAACGAAGGGAAAGAGGAAATTTTTATTTCCGAACATCCCAAATCATATTTAGAGTTGGTTTCGACCGATTGGAGACCTGTTGTCGAAATTGAATTCAACAAACCCCGTGGAAAAGATGCTAAACCAAATCAAAATATTGATTTAGAATCATTTATATCCATTAAAGGAATAAAAGCTTTAGGTAATCAATTGACATCGGACAAGGTCAAGAACATAAATCAACTTGATCCGCTTCCATATGAGGAGCCCAAAGAACAACAACCCAACGATATTGAGGTTGTTGACGAGGAGCGTGTTTCGTCCAATGTTGAATCCAAGCCAAATGATAAGATCAACGAAGAGGATGATAAAGGTGATGAGGGCCAGACCAAACTATTTTAA
- a CDS encoding DNA topoisomerase IV subunit B, with protein sequence MATTSNYTEDNIRSLDWKEHIRLRPGMYIGKLGDGSSADDGIYILLKEVIDNCIDEFVMGSGKTIEIRIKDSLVSVRDYGRGIPLGKVVDVVSKMNTGGKYDSKAFKKSVGLNGVGTKAVNALSSFFKVESSRDNQTKSAEFNEGNLVSEQGPAESSKRKGTKVSFIPDEAIFKKYKYRNEYIERMLKNYVYLNPGLTIDFNGEKFHSENGLKDLLEDNNNQEDFLYPVIHLKGDDIEVAITHSKTQYSEEYHSFVNGQHTTQGGTHQSAFREAIVKTIRDFYGKPYDASDIRKSIISAIAIKVMEPVFESQTKTKLGSTDMGGDFPTVRTYINDFIGRYLDNFLHKNQETADSLQRKIIMAEKERKELSGIRKLARDRAKKASLHNKKLRDCRVHLGDMKKDNRLDSTLFITEGDSASGSITKSRDVNTQAVFSLRGKPLNSYGMSKKIVYENEEFNLLQAALNIEESMEDLRYNNIVIATDADVDGMHIRLLLITFFLQFFPELIKENHLYILQTPLFRVRNKKETIYCYSDEERQQAINKLSGKPEITRFKGLGEISPDEFKHFIGDDIRLEPVMLDKAMSIENLLQFYMGKNTPDRQEFIINNLKVEVDLIEENQL encoded by the coding sequence TTGGCAACAACATCTAATTACACAGAGGATAATATTCGCTCACTGGACTGGAAAGAGCACATTCGACTACGTCCGGGAATGTATATTGGCAAGTTGGGTGACGGCTCTTCTGCCGATGATGGCATATATATTCTTTTGAAAGAAGTTATCGATAACTGTATCGACGAATTTGTTATGGGTTCGGGAAAGACCATAGAGATACGTATTAAAGATAGCCTTGTAAGTGTTCGTGATTACGGTCGTGGCATCCCCCTGGGAAAAGTGGTGGATGTAGTTTCCAAAATGAACACTGGTGGAAAATATGACTCCAAAGCTTTTAAAAAGTCGGTAGGTTTAAACGGGGTGGGTACCAAAGCGGTAAATGCGCTTTCATCCTTTTTTAAGGTAGAATCCTCTCGGGACAACCAAACCAAATCTGCAGAGTTCAATGAGGGAAACTTAGTTTCAGAACAAGGTCCTGCCGAAAGCTCCAAACGCAAAGGCACCAAAGTCTCTTTTATTCCCGATGAGGCCATATTTAAAAAATACAAGTACAGAAACGAGTATATAGAGCGTATGCTCAAAAACTACGTGTATTTGAATCCTGGACTCACGATTGATTTCAATGGGGAGAAATTCCATTCCGAAAACGGACTCAAAGATTTATTGGAGGACAATAACAACCAAGAAGATTTTTTGTACCCCGTGATACACCTAAAGGGCGATGATATCGAAGTGGCCATCACCCATAGTAAAACACAGTATAGTGAGGAATATCATTCTTTTGTGAACGGGCAGCACACTACACAAGGCGGTACACATCAATCTGCTTTTAGGGAAGCCATCGTAAAGACTATTCGTGATTTTTATGGCAAGCCCTATGATGCTTCGGATATCCGAAAATCGATTATTTCAGCAATCGCCATAAAAGTGATGGAACCTGTTTTTGAAAGCCAGACCAAAACAAAACTGGGCTCTACGGATATGGGTGGTGATTTCCCAACGGTGCGTACCTATATCAACGATTTTATCGGTAGATATCTAGACAACTTCTTGCATAAAAACCAAGAAACCGCAGACAGTCTGCAACGTAAGATCATAATGGCGGAGAAGGAGCGTAAAGAACTCTCCGGTATTCGAAAACTGGCCCGTGACCGTGCAAAAAAAGCAAGTCTTCATAACAAAAAACTAAGGGACTGCCGTGTACATTTGGGCGATATGAAAAAGGATAACCGCTTGGATAGCACGCTATTCATAACAGAAGGGGATTCCGCCTCTGGCTCGATCACAAAATCAAGGGACGTTAATACACAGGCGGTCTTCAGTCTACGGGGAAAACCATTGAACTCTTACGGCATGTCCAAAAAAATCGTTTATGAGAACGAAGAATTCAATTTGTTGCAGGCAGCGTTGAATATTGAGGAGTCTATGGAGGATTTGCGGTACAACAATATTGTTATCGCCACGGATGCCGATGTTGATGGAATGCACATTCGGTTACTTTTGATAACCTTTTTTCTTCAGTTTTTTCCCGAATTGATAAAAGAAAACCATCTGTACATACTCCAGACCCCATTGTTCAGGGTAAGAAATAAGAAGGAAACTATTTATTGTTACAGCGACGAAGAGCGTCAACAGGCTATCAACAAGCTGAGCGGAAAGCCAGAAATTACCAGATTTAAAGGTTTGGGAGAAATTTCCCCAGACGAATTCAAGCACTTTATCGGCGATGATATTCGTTTGGAACCCGTTATGTTGGACAAAGCGATGTCCATCGAAAATTTATTGCAGTTCTATATGGGAAAAAATACGCCGGACAGACAAGAATTTATAATCAATAATCTTAAAGTAGAAGTTGATTTAATCGAAGAAAACCAACTATAA
- the ychF gene encoding redox-regulated ATPase YchF, whose protein sequence is MKAGIVGLPNVGKSTLFNCLSNAKAQSANFPFCTIEPNIGVVNVPDARLQKLETLVNPERVLPATVEIVDIAGLVKGASKGEGLGNQFLGNIRETDAILHVLRCFDNDNIVHVDGSVDPIRDKETIDMELQLKDLETVEKKLDKVKRAAKTGNKEAQKEEAVLLKLKQGLESGISVRAIEIEKDNRIEYVKPLQFITDKPVMYVCNVDEDGAGSGNEYVEKVKSAVAGENAEVIFLAVGTEADITELETYEERQMFLEDLGLKEPGSAKLIRGAYTLLNLETYFTAGPKEVRAWTIPVGATAPQAAGVIHTDFEKGFIRAEVIAYDDYVAYGSEAKVKEAGKMRVEGKEYIVKDGDVMHFRFNV, encoded by the coding sequence ATGAAAGCAGGTATCGTAGGATTGCCAAACGTGGGTAAATCAACTCTTTTCAATTGCTTGTCCAATGCAAAGGCGCAAAGTGCCAACTTTCCGTTTTGTACCATAGAACCCAATATTGGTGTGGTAAACGTGCCAGATGCTAGATTACAAAAACTGGAAACGTTGGTAAATCCCGAGCGTGTTTTGCCGGCAACCGTAGAAATAGTGGACATTGCCGGGTTGGTAAAAGGAGCCAGCAAAGGCGAAGGGTTGGGCAATCAGTTCTTGGGGAACATACGAGAAACAGACGCTATTCTTCATGTACTGCGCTGTTTTGACAATGATAATATTGTTCACGTTGATGGTTCTGTCGACCCTATACGTGATAAGGAGACCATTGATATGGAACTGCAGCTGAAAGATTTGGAAACCGTGGAAAAGAAACTGGATAAAGTAAAACGTGCGGCAAAAACAGGAAACAAGGAAGCTCAAAAAGAAGAAGCGGTCTTATTAAAATTAAAGCAGGGACTGGAATCCGGGATATCGGTACGCGCCATTGAAATAGAAAAAGATAACAGAATCGAATATGTGAAGCCCTTACAATTTATAACCGATAAACCAGTAATGTATGTGTGCAACGTTGATGAAGATGGTGCGGGTTCCGGCAATGAATACGTAGAAAAAGTTAAATCAGCTGTTGCCGGTGAGAATGCGGAAGTCATATTTTTGGCCGTAGGTACCGAAGCGGATATTACCGAATTGGAGACTTACGAAGAACGCCAAATGTTTCTCGAAGACCTTGGGTTGAAAGAACCTGGCTCCGCAAAGCTAATACGTGGTGCCTATACCTTGTTGAACTTGGAAACCTATTTCACGGCAGGGCCAAAAGAAGTCCGCGCATGGACCATCCCTGTTGGGGCGACCGCACCCCAAGCTGCCGGAGTCATTCATACCGATTTTGAAAAAGGGTTTATTCGTGCCGAGGTTATCGCTTATGATGATTATGTAGCCTACGGTAGCGAAGCCAAAGTAAAGGAAGCCGGCAAAATGCGGGTAGAAGGTAAAGAGTATATCGTAAAGGACGGCGATGTAATGCATTTTCGATTTAATGTATAG
- a CDS encoding 4Fe-4S dicluster domain-containing protein produces MAIIITDECINCGACEPECPNTAIYEGADEWRYSDGTSLNGEVVLPSGKAVNADEVQEPISDEIYYISPDKCTECMGFHEEPQCAAVCPVDCCVPDEDIVETEEELLEKQAFMHPEG; encoded by the coding sequence ATGGCTATAATTATAACAGATGAATGTATAAATTGCGGTGCATGCGAACCTGAATGCCCCAATACGGCAATTTATGAAGGTGCGGATGAATGGCGATATAGCGATGGTACGTCTCTTAATGGAGAGGTCGTCTTGCCAAGTGGAAAGGCCGTAAATGCAGACGAGGTACAAGAGCCGATAAGCGATGAGATTTATTACATCTCTCCCGATAAGTGTACGGAATGTATGGGTTTTCATGAAGAACCACAATGTGCAGCGGTGTGTCCGGTAGATTGTTGTGTACCTGACGAGGATATTGTGGAGACCGAAGAAGAACTTTTGGAAAAACAGGCCTTTATGCACCCCGAAGGTTAA
- a CDS encoding acyl-CoA reductase codes for MSDLKSRVKAFVKLGDFLGKFCEYADGVNPKQDALSTFFMELDEVITLSGHKNGWFTKENILHSLKSWSIVLTDNNMTDWLDNYTIEVNKEKTIAIIMAGNIPMVGFHDILSVLVTGNKALVKLSSNDTVLLPFMLKYLTKMDTYFKDKLMFTDEKLTEYDAVIATGSDNTARYFEYYFGKKPNIIRKNRNSVAVLTGEETMEQLEALGEDIFRYYGLGCRSVSKLFVPKGYDFELFFTSIYKYNTIINQPKYANNYDYNKAVYLMSEFKLLDNGFLMLKEDESYSSPIASLFYEEYTSLDILKNKLKHDAEKLQCIVSKGVSENEIDFGKTQSPALSDYADGVDTVEFLLKI; via the coding sequence ATGAGTGACTTAAAGTCAAGAGTAAAAGCTTTTGTTAAACTTGGTGATTTCCTCGGTAAATTTTGTGAATATGCCGATGGGGTAAATCCAAAGCAAGACGCCTTATCAACCTTTTTTATGGAATTGGATGAGGTAATCACGCTTTCAGGACATAAGAACGGTTGGTTTACCAAAGAAAACATCTTACACAGCCTCAAAAGTTGGAGCATTGTGCTTACCGATAACAATATGACTGATTGGCTGGATAATTATACTATTGAAGTCAATAAGGAAAAAACCATAGCAATCATTATGGCCGGTAACATTCCTATGGTAGGTTTTCACGATATATTGTCCGTTTTGGTTACAGGAAACAAGGCCCTGGTGAAACTGTCTTCCAATGATACTGTTTTGCTTCCCTTCATGTTGAAGTATTTAACTAAAATGGACACCTATTTTAAAGACAAGCTTATGTTTACGGATGAAAAATTGACAGAGTATGATGCGGTCATAGCCACGGGCAGCGACAACACGGCAAGGTATTTTGAATATTATTTTGGGAAAAAGCCTAATATCATCCGAAAAAACAGGAATTCGGTCGCAGTATTGACGGGCGAAGAAACCATGGAACAGCTTGAGGCCTTGGGCGAGGATATATTTAGATATTATGGTTTGGGCTGTAGAAGTGTTTCCAAGCTTTTTGTTCCAAAAGGTTATGATTTTGAACTGTTCTTTACGTCAATTTACAAATACAATACCATAATAAATCAACCCAAATACGCCAACAATTACGATTACAACAAGGCGGTGTATTTAATGAGTGAATTTAAACTCTTGGACAATGGTTTTTTAATGTTGAAAGAAGACGAGAGCTACTCCTCACCTATTGCGAGTCTGTTTTACGAAGAATATACGTCCTTGGACATATTGAAAAATAAGCTCAAGCATGATGCGGAAAAATTGCAATGTATAGTATCAAAGGGTGTTTCTGAAAATGAAATCGATTTTGGGAAAACACAGTCCCCCGCTCTATCGGATTATGCCGATGGTGTGGATACTGTTGAATTCTTGTTGAAAATATAA